A stretch of DNA from Cannabis sativa cultivar Pink pepper isolate KNU-18-1 chromosome X, ASM2916894v1, whole genome shotgun sequence:
aacaatataaaaaatcataatctaaaaagaatacATTTCAtgaacattgaaagaaactaataatttcattaaaagaataaaaaaaaaaatagtttcatcaacaagataatgaaaaaaattacaatctaaaaacgatactaactttaaaaattagtttcatcaatattaaaagaaactaattatttcattaaaagaggcaaaaaaaaaaaaaatagtttcatcaataacataatgaaaaatacacaatgcctaataactaaacttttacaaacgatactaaatttaaaaaccagttttgaacatataaattttatatgaatACCTAATAgtcaaacttctaacttcattctttattttggcatttaatttttatatgcttgctcaaaaaatagaattgatttaaacatacattatgtagtaaatataacaaagagaaacagaaattaaaatcaaagagaaaaaaagaaacaaataaaattaaagagacgaaaatgcaataaaaaccataaaagaataacaaaaaaaaaatagtggaatgtgagaaaccagttattaaaacaaccaaaataaaaacaaacaaataaaaaccagtttcttgaaataatcaaataaaaaattgaaacttaaaactcaattatgaacaacaataaaaaaaaccagttatgaaaactagttacttaaaaaaaaaaacaagttatgaaaataataaaataatagggaaatttttatatatatacattatatacattaatattacaGAAAAAACGTTATATAAAAACAATCCATGGGTATGCCGTGACACGTCATCAAGCATACCGTGATTAGCTTCGATAATTTTGGAACCACCGGTGATGAAGGAGACGCGCCCACAATTCCATATTTCTCGCCCATCTCTGCGCGTGGTTCTACTGATTAAAACAGAAAGCTATAAATACCATAGGAATAATACACGAAATCGAAAAACAGAAACCAAACCAAACTTGAACGAAAAAACACCATTGACGGAAAATAGAGACCTCGACGAATCTGAAAATTAGAGAATCGATCATCATATCTCTCAAAACTGTTGCTGTATACAACAAGCAAATCATCATCTCTCTAATTCGACCTACAATTCAATCGATCAATAAACCTATGAGCTGATCACAACAAACAAAAAACGAAAACCAGAGATCGTTGcttcgaggaagaagaagaagaagtacgTCAACTACAACATCGAAAACTAAATTTGAATACGGTACCTATTATACATTACGATACATACTACTGCTTATAACACATTACACCTTCCAATTCCTGAAAACACCTAAAAATGCATcatgtttgttaattttgttAAACATGATTATTTGACAATTAATCAGTACTAATCAGATAGTTTACCAATTGTAATCATAACTGATAGTAAACTAATCCATACTAAGTACTTTAAAAAATACAGTACACTATAAACCTTCGTAATTGTAATCGCTCCAATATTATAGTTCAACATATAGTCATCTAATTCGTAAAACTGCATATAGACCTtactataataaatataaaatttagtttATGAACATAACACCTATtacatgtttattatttttgtatatacatAATGTTTACTGTATACAATACTTAACATGATTAAACTAAACAAATCACGCAGGAATATGGATGTTAGAACAGTGATTCTTTTTTACAATGGAACTTGGGTTGACAGAACAACATACGTTGATTATGAAGTCGAAGGTATACTAATTCCAACAGATTGTTCACATTATGAGCTTTCTCACATAGTATACGAAGCTTTGAATTTGGACAGAAACAAATATACGATTGATCTTCAATTTCAAGTAACTGAAGGCATACCACCAATAAGAATCAAAGATGATAGTGGATGCAAGTTTTATGAACAAATACGAAGGGAAAATGATGATAAGACCAAATATTCTATCTGTGTTAACATCTCAACATCCACAACCGACAATGAACACAATGATAGAGTAAACTATACCTACAATGGGGAAACTAGTTTACAAACAAGGCAACTGATACCAATAAGAACAGAATATGCAACAAAGATGgcagattatgtgattaaacaAACTCAAAAATCGATGGAAGAAAGCTCCGAAGCAAatcaaataatttcaaatcctAAAGTTGCTGAAATACACATTGGCCAAGTTTTTGCAAACAAGGAAACCCTCCAACAAGCAGTAAGCCTTCACTCAATAAGATACAATCAACCTTTCAAGGTAAAAAGATCATCAAAACTAGACTATAAACTAGTCTGTATTGATGATAACTGCAACTGGACATTCTTAGCATCAAAACATGGAAAGACTGACATGTTTATCATAAGAAAAATAGAGCATACTCATACATGTTCATTGGACATTACTTCTGGAGACCATCCTCAAGCTACAAGCAACCTGGTTGGAAAGGTTATaaaaaataagtttgtaaaCCCAAAAAGAGATTACACTCCAACAGAAATTGTGGATGACATGGCAGATGATTACAGTGTCTCTATATCTTACCAAAAAGCATGGAGAGCTAGAGAAAAGGCAATTGTGGATGCTCGTCGCTGCCCACAAGAATCATACAGTGAGATACCATTAATTTTATACATGATGCAAATATCAAACCCAGGTAATAAAATACTTCGTCAACATAAAGTAATAATATGCTACATAGGTATTTATACTATAAACTAATTGGTTACTTTTGAAACAGGAACAATTACAGACCTAGTAACAGATgaagataacaaattcaaataTCTATACTTTGCAGTAGGTGCTTCAATAAAAGGTTGGCAACACTGTACACCAATAATAGTCACGGATGGAACCTTTTTAACAAACCAACATGGAGGCACTTTGTTGATAGCAAGTGCACAAAATGCAAATAGACATATATTCCCACTTGCATTTGCAGTAGTAGATTCCGAAAATGACAGCTCTTGGGAATGGTTTCTtcacaaaataaaggaaacttatGGCGAAAGAGAAGGTCAATGCATCGTATCAGATAGACATGAGAGTATACTAAAAGCAGTAAAAGAGACCTTTCCAGATATAATGCATGGGGTATGTTGTTACCATTTGATgaagaatataaaaatgaaattcaaaaaaggAGGTGATGAGCTCAAGATTGCATTTAATAGTGCATCTAAAGCTTACAACATAGAAGATTTTGAAAAGAAGATGCAAGACTTGGAAAATATAGATGTAAGAATAAGAGATTACTTGGTGAATGAAATTGGTGTCGAAAAGTGGACAAGACTATATGGCATGAACAGGAGATACAAAACAATGACATCAAATATTGCCGAATCAGTCAATGCAGCCTTGAAAGCAGCAAGAGGCCTACCCATCGCAACTCTACTAGAATGCCTACATTCATTGGTGCAAAGATGGTATTGGAAAAACAAGAATAGAGCCCAAAAAACTACAACAACACTGGCAAAAATACCTGAAAAAACATTAAAGAAACAAAGAGATATGAGTTTAAAGTATAAGGTAAttatatatacagaaaaataaaaattgcttACAAACATATTTACTCTGCTGTAAACTTAATAATCGTTTACTTGATTAATACAGGTTGAAACAGCAAACCTTCTGGTATACCAAGTACACGACAACACAGATATCACATAGTAAACTTGGAGAATAAAACATGCAGCTGCCAACGATTTGAATATGATGAAATGCCTTGCTCTCATGCAATGGCTGTACTAAGCAAAAGGAACCTGTCTTGCTACAAATATTGCTCATACTACTACACGAAAGAAGCTTTTATGGCAACATATGAAGACAGTATACTCCCATTAGGTGAGGCAACATCATGGAATATAccagatttaataaaaaatattgtagtCCTCCCACCTAAACATAAGAGAGCTGCCGGAAGACCAAAGAAACAACGATACAAAAATGGACTTTAAGCAAAAGCACAAGTGGTATGCGGTCAATGTCGCCAAAGAGGACACAACAAAAGATCATGTAAAAATGACCCAGTACTAAAACcaccaagaaaaagaaaaagatcataagatcctgaggtaaaataaataaatgttggtGTAACCATCAAACATGGTTACTAAATAGACAGTATACAAAAACAGTTTACAATGATAATTGTTAGTTGATAAAGCTTTTCAATGTATTAATACCAACTTTTAATAAAATGATTACAATTCGCTTAGATTCAAGTAagtttttttttgcctcttctATATGAAATAATATGTTAAAAATAACAAGTTACCAAATATATGTACAGTTACTAACTGTAATTTATTTACAACCATTTTAATGGTTAATAAACCATCACATTGGTTTATACCACTTATAATGGTATACAGAAATGTCATTGGTTTATAagatcaaacaaaattaaacaaaaattacataaaaaaaagccagaacactaaaactaatttctaaatccaaaaaattaacatattgtCTCACAGAAATACATAACATAAAAACTGCAAACATACTGTGCCAGTAAACAAAAAGGTtacttcaaaaataaaataggcAAGAGTCTCCTAAAATATTACTGTTCCAAACAGTTACTTAAACAAACACAAACATAaacctaaaaacaaaacaacatgacataaaaatacacataaagttCAAAAAAATGTAAACTAATAATCCAACATGTTGTTCTATTACAGAAATCTATGGCATCCTTCCTGGATTCTCCGAAGTAGACTCGTACCCACCCAACTCCTTCTTCTTTGCATGAACAAACAGATCAACACACAACTTCTTACGAGTGAATGCAATGTCCAACTTCTTAGGAAtcttatcaatcaatccatgcATAAAGAAATGAgcatactttatgataaaaacACCACAATCACTACCTCACAAAATAAACCCATAACAATTgtcagataacaaaaaataaacaataacatagaatcataaatataaaaaaaacaaagataGTTACCTATCCTCTTGTTGTGGCAAATTATCAACCACGACAATATCAAACGCATCAGTATCTTTTTTACCTTGCCAGTGCTTACTACTCCTGTCAATATCTTTTCTCCCCTCATAGAAATTAACATGTGACAGCAAGATAGGAATTATTACAGCAAATGCACGAACAAAACTCTCTGAGTTGTTCTTgtacctcccaaacctcatagAATTTAACACTTTTAAGCATCTCATCTTAATGTCAAGAATACACAATATCCAATGAGCAAGAACAATCACGTTAACAGGCATTAGAACGAAATCAAGCTCAGCCCAGGGTTTATTGCATAACATATAAAAACCCGCTATGTATGCAGCTGCCTTAGAATCCTTCTTAATCGAATCAACATTTTCACCACTTGCAACAAACTCACTATATAAATCGAAAATTTGAGAAGCAAAGAAGCAATCAGTAGTGTTATCAGAAATTTTCACAGACTGGTCATACTTTAACTTCTTTCTCAAATAGTAGAAACAAACATCAATATGCTGCaataaacataaaacaatccaAAGTTATAAACAAATACACAGAAAAAGTatacaataaacaaaaaaaaatatatataataacacacTAACCGAGCATGATAAGTTCTTCCCAACAGTAAGCAAATCATAGAACCACATCTTATCGTAGATTTGACAAACCACAAAATCCAATGGAACCTTATGACATTCTTTAAACTTCTTCACTTTGTTTTTATCATTAAACCCAATCTTAAACCACTGATCAAAAGATTTAGCTTGCACATCATCAATCACATTGAAAAAGCCAAATCCAAAAGCACATGATCCAGGACGTCCACCTTTTGGTTTACCAATACTACCTGAACCAAATTCTGTGGTATACGGACTGTTGTATACAGAACTAGGTTTCCTCTCTCTATTTCCAACTGTAGGAGTTGCTTCCTCCAATTTTATAGACTTTCCCTAGCATTCAAAACAAttgcaaacaaataaaaaaaaggaagtgaaaagaaaaaaaaaacaaactaccaaataacataaataaaataaaaagaaaccttTTTCAAACTGTCTTCATAGGAAACCAAATGATCATTAACAACCTCCATGGTAGATACAGAAAAGCTTTCTTGAGAACCATGTTTCTTCTCAACACCAACAACATCAGTCTTAAAATatcatgcaaaaaaaaaacaaaatatatgtaaaCATAGTAAACCAAAATCAATACTCAGAACATAaacaagaataacaaaaaaaaaagtaaacaaaCCTTGTCCAACCCATAGGTAGATAAAACATCAGCATTTGTTGCCTCTAATTTATTTAAAGACTTatcctaaaaacaaaaaataaaaataattaaacatgacaaaatgattcaaaatataaaataaactaaataaaaaaagtatacaataaacaaaaaatGACAAACCTTTTTAATGCTTCCCTCGTAAGCATCAATCTTTTCATTTATAATCTCCAAAGCAGACACAGTGATACTATCCTCAGTTCCTTGACTATCAAACAACTTTCCCTTACTAGCAACACCTTCAACATCATTTACACTTGCATCTACATCAACTGCTCTGCCCTCAACATTATCTTTATTACTCCCATCTGCAACATCTTTTGCTTCTTCAGTATTCTTTCCCTCAACATTGTCTTTATTTGTCCCATCTGAACCAATAGCTTTAACAGCATCACCACCCCCCAAACCCTGTAAatatacaaaacaaaaataaagaacatttgacAGAGACAAAAAACAACAGAGTAACAAATCATCTAAATAAtgaaaaacctaaaaataaataaacttgccTGGTCATCTCCACCATCATCTTCATCCTCCTTAGATTTTATAACAACATCCTTAAAAAGGCCATGATCATCAACAACTTGTTCTTCATCATTCAATTTATCagtattctttttttcttcagtAAACCAATCAGGTTTACTAGAAATAAAACTCATAACATCAAATGAAGGAGCATCATCATTAAAaacctacaaaaaaaaaataaatccattaaacaataaaaacattaataacataaacaaaaaatattcaataaacaaaaaatattcaataaacaaaaaacaatatactagtttacaaaacaaaaataacctGAGTATATTAAATATTCTCATCGAGTCCAACAGTTTCAATTGCATCTTGACTTTTCACATCAAAAACTTCAACATCATTTAAATCATCATTCTTgcacaataaaaaaaacaaaaaaaatcaaaacaacatatgaaaaaaaaaaagaaacatctaataaactaataaataaacataattgataactctaagatttagagttattttcatatctttaagcttgaatttaatgtgaattgtgGAGCAATTAATGTCTATActatgtaattgtgtttagtttgttgtgtctttgtaataattggaagtgtgtgtgttagtaagtgttagatggacttatgttgttgtttttatgtgtttcaagcagaaaaaatacaagaataggtatttagaaatgtttgggacaaggagaaaaaggagcaggaaaatgattattgctgactggcattgctatagcactcatcgcgtagcaatttgtcagcccagtaagtttattttggcagatagtccagctggctttaatgaaaagaaaaacgagctgaggtggcggaatttggctattgactcaacaaacatgtggaaaatgaaggaaaagtgggtgatgattgggatttccaattagggtaaactttggtaccctaattggggTGAAAAAGAAAAGAGGAGGATATTAGAAGAATGGTGGCTGCACCTGAAGAGAGTACGAAAAATACAGCAGAAAATGTTTTCTAAGTACAAAGAAAGAAGAGAGtacaaggaagaagaagattgagaagaaggagaagaaggcaactACCAAAGGAAGGATTTGAGCTCATCACTCATTTCTCTTGCTCTCTACTTCGtttgtatcattttcttctctttaagCTTTTCTTTAACTTCATGAACAatacattttctggttttgagtttcaaatttcagctatgaactaaactttttttgagatttgggtggttataaacccttgtatggactagtgttttgattttgcaatgatgaagtaatcttggcttagttcaattagttgtgatgaaatgttgaatgaatgttaatttttggccatctttaacatttagcaagctagatcttacttggaaaagtaagacctagttgaacccttctaattgatgcatgatttttacctttacttttaggtattaattagtagtgaaataggaatattttgctaccatgtataactaaggatttgatgctttattgggctatttgtgatctaaactgatgtaggaatgcattgtgagattatgaatggttagttgcaagttttggaaaaagcttgctggtttttgttgaaatttgttaactctgccaggattgctgaatcattgctgggtcattgctgtatcaactgggacatacaagtggaaattaatcacccaagtctaatttccaaatctgaaattaccaccattttaaacacttttagtttcttatttttagtttattta
This window harbors:
- the LOC133032154 gene encoding uncharacterized protein LOC133032154 is translated as MDVRTVILFYNGTWVDRTTYVDYEVEGILIPTDCSHYELSHIVYEALNLDRNKYTIDLQFQVTEGIPPIRIKDDSGCKFYEQIRRENDDKTKYSICVNISTSTTDNEHNDRVNYTYNGETSLQTRQLIPIRTEYATKMADYVIKQTQKSMEESSEANQIISNPKVAEIHIGQVFANKETLQQAVSLHSIRYNQPFKVKRSSKLDYKLVCIDDNCNWTFLASKHGKTDMFIIRKIEHTHTCSLDITSGDHPQATSNLVGKVIKNKFVNPKRDYTPTEIVDDMADDYSVSISYQKAWRAREKAIVDARRCPQESYSEIPLILYMMQISNPGTITDLVTDEDNKFKYLYFAVGASIKGWQHCTPIIVTDGTFLTNQHGGTLLIASAQNANRHIFPLAFAVVDSENDSSWEWFLHKIKETYGEREGQCIVSDRHESILKAVKETFPDIMHGVCCYHLMKNIKMKFKKGGDELKIAFNSASKAYNIEDFEKKMQDLENIDVRIRDYLVNEIGVEKWTRLYGMNRRYKTMTSNIAESVNAALKAARGLPIATLLECLHSLVQRWYWKNKNRAQKTTTTLAKIPEKTLKKQRDMSLKYKVETANLLVYQVHDNTDIT
- the LOC133032155 gene encoding uncharacterized protein LOC133032155 — translated: MENDDLNDVEVFDVKSQDAIETVFNDDAPSFDVMSFISSKPDWFTEEKKNTDKLNDEEQVVDDHGLFKDVVIKSKEDEDDGGDDQGLGGGDAVKAIGSDGTNKDNVEGKNTEEAKDVADGSNKDNVEGRAVDVDASVNDVEGVASKGKLFDSQGTEDSITVSALEIINEKIDAYEGSIKKDKSLNKLEATNADVLSTYGLDKTDVVGVEKKHGSQESFSVSTMEVVNDHLVSYEDSLKKGKSIKLEEATPTVGNRERKPSSVYNSPYTTEFGSGSIGKPKGGRPGSCAFGFGFFNVIDDVQAKSFDQWFKIGFNDKNKVKKFKECHKVPLDFVVCQIYDKMWFYDLLTVGKNLSCSHIDVCFYYLRKKLKYDQSVKISDNTTDCFFASQIFDLYSEFVASGENVDSIKKDSKAAAYIAGFYMLCNKPWAELDFVLMPVNVIVLAHWILCILDIKMRCLKVLNSMRFGRYKNNSESFVRAFAVIIPILLSHVNFYEGRKDIDRSSKHWQGKKDTDAFDIVVVDNLPQQEDSDCGVFIIKYAHFFMHGLIDKIPKKLDIAFTRKKLCVDLFVHAKKKELGGYESTSENPGRMP